A single window of Hymenobacter sp. APR13 DNA harbors:
- the nuoH gene encoding NADH-quinone oxidoreductase subunit NuoH, translating to MIELPALGWQSIVIFVVFALSLLIATYCTYAERVIAAFLQDRVGPDRAGPYGLAQPLADAVKMFTKEEFFPGGANKALFVFGPCLAMITALMSSAVIPFGNIMNFGNNLFFLQGIEVNIGMLWVFGVVSLGVYGVMIGGWASNNKFSLLGAIRAASQNISYELAMGMALIAVLMISGTLSLREITLQQSAAGEWHVWNIVKQPLGFIIFLVCAFAETNRTPFDLPECETELVGGYHTEYSSMKLGLYLFSEYVNIFVVSAVMSVLYFGGFNFPFQYELRDWFVSSQGWELASAQNLITLLGTVGLFLKIFAFIFFFMWIRWTLPRFRYDQLMRLGWTILIPLAVFNIVLTGGLILAGVI from the coding sequence ATGATTGAACTACCCGCACTAGGCTGGCAATCCATTGTCATCTTCGTCGTTTTCGCGCTTTCGCTGCTGATTGCGACGTATTGCACCTACGCGGAACGCGTAATTGCCGCATTCCTGCAGGACCGTGTGGGCCCCGACCGCGCCGGCCCCTATGGCCTAGCGCAGCCGCTGGCCGATGCCGTGAAGATGTTCACGAAGGAAGAATTCTTCCCCGGTGGTGCCAACAAGGCGCTGTTCGTGTTCGGCCCTTGCCTGGCCATGATTACGGCCCTGATGTCGTCGGCGGTTATTCCGTTCGGCAACATCATGAACTTCGGCAACAACCTGTTCTTCTTGCAAGGCATTGAGGTGAACATCGGCATGCTGTGGGTGTTCGGTGTGGTGTCGTTGGGCGTGTACGGCGTGATGATTGGTGGCTGGGCCTCCAACAACAAGTTCTCTCTGCTGGGTGCCATCCGCGCCGCTTCGCAGAACATCAGCTACGAGCTGGCCATGGGCATGGCCCTGATTGCCGTGCTGATGATTTCGGGCACGCTGAGCTTGCGCGAAATCACGCTGCAGCAGTCGGCAGCCGGTGAGTGGCACGTCTGGAACATCGTGAAACAGCCGCTGGGCTTTATCATCTTCTTGGTGTGCGCCTTCGCTGAAACCAACCGCACTCCTTTCGACCTTCCCGAGTGCGAAACCGAGCTGGTAGGCGGCTACCACACCGAGTATTCGTCGATGAAGCTGGGCTTGTACCTATTCTCGGAGTACGTGAACATCTTCGTGGTGTCGGCCGTGATGAGCGTGCTGTACTTCGGCGGCTTCAACTTCCCCTTCCAGTACGAGCTGCGCGACTGGTTCGTGAGCAGCCAGGGCTGGGAGCTGGCTTCGGCCCAGAACCTGATTACGCTGCTGGGCACCGTGGGCCTGTTCCTGAAGATCTTCGCCTTCATCTTCTTCTTCATGTGGATCCGCTGGACTTTGCCGCGCTTCCGCTATGACCAGCTGATGCGCCTGGGCTGGACCATCCTCATCCCGCTGGCCGTTTTCAACATCGTCCTCACCGGTGGCCTCATTTTGGCTGGCGTGATTTAA
- a CDS encoding NuoI/complex I 23 kDa subunit family protein, protein MQLTNRAKKLEKKPMTLAERAYLPAIFQGLSITMRHFFMKKATVRYPEEVRPFSNTFRGLHVLKRDEQGRERCTACGLCAVACPAEAITMVAGERKKGEEGLYREEKYAISYEINMLRCIFCGLCEEACPKAAVYLQPDKMAPPRYERDEFIYGKDRLVEPVSPDERSVRGIQLTADQATTLRARIG, encoded by the coding sequence ATGCAACTCACCAACCGAGCCAAGAAGCTAGAAAAGAAGCCGATGACGCTGGCCGAGCGGGCGTACCTGCCGGCCATCTTCCAGGGTTTGAGCATCACGATGCGCCACTTCTTCATGAAGAAGGCCACCGTGCGCTACCCCGAGGAAGTGCGGCCCTTCTCCAACACGTTCCGCGGCCTGCACGTGCTCAAGCGCGACGAGCAGGGCCGGGAGCGGTGCACCGCCTGCGGCCTCTGCGCCGTGGCCTGCCCCGCCGAAGCCATTACAATGGTGGCCGGTGAGCGGAAAAAGGGCGAAGAAGGCCTCTACCGCGAGGAGAAGTACGCCATCAGCTATGAAATCAACATGCTGCGGTGCATCTTCTGCGGCCTCTGTGAGGAAGCCTGCCCCAAAGCCGCCGTCTATCTCCAGCCCGACAAGATGGCCCCGCCGCGCTACGAGCGGGACGAGTTCATCTACGGCAAGGACCGCCTGGTGGAGCCCGTGTCGCCGGACGAGCGTTCCGTGCGCGGCATCCAGCTCACCGCCGACCAGGCTACCACGCTGCGGGCCCGCATTGGCTAG
- a CDS encoding NADH-quinone oxidoreductase subunit J → MSPIFLFLTFVALLSALGVVFAKNPVHSVLFLILTFFSLSGHYLLLNAQFLAAVNIIVYAGAIMVLFLFVIMFLNLNVDTEPHKPALAKIAAAVAGGSLLLILVAALKDVTPTGVPAGTAFNSQIGMVDQLGMKLYTDYLLPFELASVLFLVAMVGAVMLGKREVGERNF, encoded by the coding sequence ATGTCTCCAATCTTCCTCTTTCTGACCTTCGTGGCGCTGCTGAGCGCGCTGGGGGTGGTGTTTGCCAAAAACCCGGTGCACAGCGTGCTGTTCCTGATTCTGACGTTCTTCTCGCTGTCGGGACACTACCTACTGCTGAACGCGCAGTTTCTGGCAGCCGTGAACATCATCGTGTACGCCGGCGCCATCATGGTGCTGTTCCTGTTCGTGATTATGTTCCTGAACCTGAACGTGGATACCGAGCCGCACAAGCCAGCCCTGGCCAAGATTGCGGCGGCCGTAGCCGGTGGCTCCCTCCTGCTCATCCTCGTAGCCGCCCTGAAAGACGTAACGCCCACCGGCGTACCAGCTGGCACCGCCTTCAACTCGCAGATTGGTATGGTAGACCAGCTGGGTATGAAGCTCTACACCGATTACCTGCTGCCCTTCGAGCTGGCCTCGGTACTGTTCCTGGTAGCCATGGTCGGTGCCGTAATGCTCGGCAAGCGCGAAGTAGGCGAGCGGAATTTCTAA
- a CDS encoding RNA polymerase sigma factor: protein MEPLALPLDAARMTAGHQDLQIQEAVRTQRKRLLAFIRRRIPNEAEAEDVLQDVFAELVESYRLMKPVEQAAAWLFRVARNKITDLYRRKKPVSLENEMAAFAADGDENTLLLADILPAVDDAPENRLLRETLMEALSDALAELPAAQRQVFIWHELEDKTFREMEEETGVPLKTLISRKHYAVQHLRKRLRTLYTELFTD from the coding sequence ATGGAACCCCTAGCTCTACCTCTCGACGCTGCACGCATGACGGCCGGCCACCAGGACCTGCAGATACAGGAAGCCGTGCGCACCCAACGGAAGCGGCTGCTGGCGTTTATCCGACGCCGCATTCCCAACGAGGCCGAGGCCGAAGACGTGCTGCAGGACGTGTTTGCCGAGCTGGTGGAAAGCTACCGGCTGATGAAGCCCGTGGAGCAGGCCGCCGCCTGGCTGTTCCGGGTGGCCCGCAACAAAATAACCGACCTGTACCGCCGCAAAAAGCCCGTTTCGCTGGAAAACGAAATGGCCGCCTTTGCTGCCGACGGCGACGAAAACACCCTGTTGCTGGCCGACATCCTGCCCGCCGTAGACGACGCGCCCGAAAACCGGCTGCTGCGCGAAACCCTCATGGAAGCCCTCAGCGACGCCTTGGCTGAGCTGCCAGCCGCCCAGCGTCAGGTCTTCATCTGGCACGAGCTGGAAGACAAAACCTTCCGCGAAATGGAGGAGGAAACCGGCGTCCCGCTCAAAACCCTGATTTCGCGCAAGCACTACGCCGTGCAGCACCTGCGCAAACGCCTCCGCACGCTCTACACCGAGCTGTTTACTGATTAA
- a CDS encoding MaoC family dehydratase yields the protein MSITIGSLAELQQYEGQDLGTTPWHTITQEQINQFAAATLDFQWIHTDPERAAAESPFGGTIAHGYLTLSLLPYFWNQLVQVENLKMQVNYEISEFRFNQAVVVGSAVRLHAKLLAVKDLRGIAKANIGVTMEIEGQKKPAYTGVITFLYHFL from the coding sequence ATGAGTATCACGATTGGCAGCTTAGCCGAGCTGCAACAGTACGAGGGCCAGGACCTCGGCACGACGCCCTGGCACACCATCACCCAAGAGCAAATCAACCAGTTTGCCGCCGCCACCCTGGATTTCCAGTGGATCCACACCGACCCCGAGCGCGCCGCCGCTGAGTCGCCGTTTGGCGGCACCATTGCCCACGGCTACCTCACGCTGTCGTTGCTTCCCTACTTTTGGAACCAGCTCGTGCAGGTAGAAAACCTGAAGATGCAGGTGAACTACGAAATCAGCGAGTTCCGCTTCAACCAGGCGGTGGTAGTGGGCAGCGCCGTGCGCCTGCACGCCAAGCTGCTGGCCGTAAAAGACCTGCGTGGCATTGCCAAAGCCAATATTGGCGTAACGATGGAAATCGAGGGCCAGAAAAAGCCCGCGTATACCGGCGTTATTACGTTCCTGTACCACTTTTTGTAG